A single region of the Sphingomonas sp. LY29 genome encodes:
- a CDS encoding glycine zipper domain-containing protein: MQKSMMAIMLASAVSLSACATSDPMAGDIAQGAAVGAAGGAAIGAVVPGVNVIEGAAIGAGIGGLAGAVWADNNNDGYADGYVQNGQYYAGTPSGYDPTLRRVATGALGGAALGAAAGALIPGLGILEGAVVGAALGGVAGAVWADNDRDGRVDGYVQNGQYYQGAPQGYDPNMAPAPAPMSSGERG, translated from the coding sequence ATGCAGAAGTCGATGATGGCGATCATGCTCGCCAGCGCAGTGTCGCTCAGCGCGTGCGCAACCAGTGATCCGATGGCCGGCGATATCGCGCAGGGCGCGGCAGTCGGCGCAGCCGGCGGCGCGGCGATCGGCGCGGTCGTTCCGGGCGTCAACGTGATCGAAGGTGCGGCCATTGGCGCCGGCATCGGCGGTCTCGCCGGCGCGGTTTGGGCCGACAACAATAACGACGGCTATGCCGACGGCTACGTGCAGAACGGCCAATATTATGCCGGCACCCCGTCGGGCTACGATCCCACGCTGCGTCGCGTCGCGACCGGTGCCCTTGGCGGCGCCGCTCTCGGTGCGGCTGCCGGCGCGCTGATCCCGGGCCTTGGCATCCTTGAAGGCGCTGTCGTCGGCGCCGCCCTCGGCGGTGTCGCTGGCGCGGTCTGGGCCGACAACGATCGCGACGGTCGCGTCGACGGTTACGTCCAGAACGGCCAGTACTACCAGGGTGCCCCGCAGGGCTACGACCCGAACATGGCGCCGGCTCCGGCACCGATGTCGTCGGGCGAACGCGGCTAA
- the arsC gene encoding arsenate reductase (glutaredoxin) (This arsenate reductase requires both glutathione and glutaredoxin to convert arsenate to arsenite, after which the efflux transporter formed by ArsA and ArsB can extrude the arsenite from the cell, providing resistance.), with amino-acid sequence MKATIYHNPRCGTSRMTLGILNENGADVTIIDYLAHPPTAEELARLYQRAGMSARDGLRAKEDLAEELDLRDREIPDHELLELMVANPILINRPLVETDKGVRLCRPQEKVLEIL; translated from the coding sequence ATGAAGGCGACCATCTATCATAATCCGCGCTGCGGAACGTCACGCATGACGCTCGGAATCCTCAACGAAAATGGGGCTGACGTCACAATCATCGACTATTTGGCTCATCCGCCGACAGCGGAGGAACTCGCCCGTCTGTACCAGCGCGCCGGGATGAGCGCCCGCGATGGTCTGCGTGCAAAGGAAGATTTGGCCGAGGAACTGGACCTGAGGGATCGCGAAATCCCTGACCATGAACTGCTTGAGCTGATGGTGGCGAACCCGATCCTGATCAATCGGCCGCTGGTCGAGACGGACAAGGGCGTTCGACTCTGCCGTCCGCAGGAAAAGGTGCTCGAAATCCTGTGA
- the aat gene encoding leucyl/phenylalanyl-tRNA--protein transferase — protein sequence MSDLLDPRTLLQGYAAGIFPMADSRDAEDVFWVEPRTRAILPIDRFILSGSLRKRIRSGRFTVTRDRAFHDVVLACAKRDETWINPTIERATLGLHAAGHAHSIECWRDDRLVGGLYGVRLGGAFFGESMFSREADASKVALAWLIARLRVGGFGLLDCQFMTDHLASLGAVTVSRDDYVGLLGVVLGTGTRGPGAGVAGAGAGAASSGPVSRVVDALGAARRDGAEFEALDRLLEAEGVAGASGPAGQFIAQLLGQTS from the coding sequence GTGAGCGACCTGCTCGATCCCCGTACGCTTCTGCAAGGATATGCCGCGGGGATCTTCCCCATGGCCGACAGCCGCGATGCCGAAGATGTATTCTGGGTCGAGCCGCGCACCCGCGCGATCCTGCCGATTGATCGCTTCATCCTGTCGGGGTCGCTCAGGAAACGGATCAGGTCGGGTCGCTTCACGGTGACGCGCGACCGCGCTTTCCACGATGTCGTGCTCGCGTGCGCCAAACGCGACGAGACATGGATCAATCCAACAATCGAACGCGCGACGCTAGGCCTTCATGCGGCGGGGCATGCTCATTCGATCGAATGCTGGCGAGACGATCGACTGGTTGGCGGGCTCTATGGCGTAAGGCTGGGCGGCGCCTTCTTCGGCGAATCGATGTTCAGCCGCGAAGCCGATGCGTCGAAAGTCGCGCTCGCCTGGCTTATCGCAAGACTGCGGGTTGGCGGCTTCGGCCTACTCGATTGCCAATTTATGACGGATCACCTTGCCTCGCTCGGCGCAGTGACGGTCAGCCGCGACGATTACGTCGGGTTGCTGGGTGTCGTGCTGGGCACTGGAACCAGAGGCCCGGGCGCGGGCGTCGCCGGAGCGGGCGCCGGTGCGGCTTCTTCCGGGCCGGTTTCGCGCGTGGTTGACGCCCTGGGGGCGGCACGGCGCGACGGCGCCGAGTTCGAGGCGCTTGACCGGTTGCTCGAGGCGGAGGGCGTTGCGGGCGCTTCGGGACCTGCGGGCCAGTTCATCGCGCAGCTCTTGGGCCAGACGTCGTAG
- a CDS encoding L,D-transpeptidase family protein encodes MAASTAAQDLETARPVRPMWFVPGDDRAAYALIDQLDSSRLDGLDPRRFNTRSLIRAVRDAERGDPRAMVAAETMLNRALVVYAASLRSRSSSEWKIIDKAAVPSVPSASALLSQAAAAPSLTAWIEAMPYMHHSYGEMRRALLDAQQQGDDRAVQLLRINLDRARMLPGSGGRYVLMNAAAQRLYMYENGKVVDSMRVVVGKPQQPTPMMAALIRYTATNPYWNVPADLTAERIAPNVVKEGLGYLKDRGYVVLSDYGDEATQVDPSTINWEAVAAGKIQLRVRQNPGPHNSMGRMKFMFPNSDGVYLHDTPNKELLSEASRLFSGGCVRLEDAPRLAKWLYGKPLKIPTGGKPEQKVDLERPVPVYLAYLTAVPSGSEVVYYEDIYGKDSARLAAMESPRVAAR; translated from the coding sequence TTGGCGGCTTCGACGGCAGCGCAAGATCTGGAGACGGCCCGGCCCGTCCGGCCGATGTGGTTCGTACCCGGAGACGATCGCGCGGCTTATGCACTGATCGACCAATTGGATTCTTCGCGGCTCGACGGACTCGATCCTCGCCGCTTCAACACGCGCAGTCTGATACGCGCCGTGCGCGATGCCGAACGCGGTGATCCGCGTGCAATGGTCGCTGCGGAAACCATGCTCAACCGCGCGTTGGTTGTTTACGCCGCTTCGCTTCGAAGCCGTTCCAGCAGCGAGTGGAAGATTATCGACAAGGCAGCGGTCCCTTCGGTGCCAAGCGCATCAGCCCTGCTGTCGCAGGCGGCTGCGGCGCCCTCGCTGACCGCATGGATCGAAGCGATGCCGTATATGCATCACAGCTATGGTGAGATGCGGCGGGCGCTCCTTGATGCGCAGCAGCAAGGCGACGATCGCGCCGTCCAGCTTTTGCGTATCAATCTCGACCGCGCGCGCATGTTGCCGGGCAGCGGCGGCCGCTACGTCCTCATGAATGCGGCCGCGCAGCGCCTGTATATGTACGAGAACGGCAAGGTCGTTGACTCGATGCGGGTCGTCGTTGGCAAGCCGCAGCAGCCGACGCCGATGATGGCCGCGTTGATCCGCTATACCGCCACCAACCCTTACTGGAACGTCCCCGCTGACCTGACCGCCGAGCGAATCGCTCCCAACGTGGTCAAGGAGGGGCTCGGATATCTTAAGGACCGCGGGTACGTCGTGCTGTCCGACTATGGCGACGAGGCGACGCAGGTCGATCCCTCGACGATTAATTGGGAAGCCGTTGCCGCCGGCAAGATCCAGCTCCGCGTCCGCCAAAATCCGGGACCGCACAATTCGATGGGTCGGATGAAGTTCATGTTCCCGAACAGCGACGGCGTATATTTGCACGACACGCCGAACAAGGAATTGCTGAGCGAGGCATCGCGCCTGTTTAGCGGCGGCTGCGTGCGGCTCGAGGATGCTCCTCGTCTGGCGAAATGGCTGTACGGCAAGCCGTTGAAGATTCCGACTGGTGGGAAGCCCGAGCAGAAGGTCGATCTTGAACGGCCCGTTCCCGTTTATCTCGCCTATCTGACCGCGGTGCCGAGTGGCAGCGAAGTGGTCTATTATGAGGACATCTACGGTAAGGACAGTGCGCGCCTCGCCGCGATGGAATCGCCCCGCGTCGCCGCCCGCTAG